TGTTCTGATTCCGAGTTCCTTCAGTCGCTCGCATATCTGAGAATATGTCATCCCGGAATTCCTTAAATCTCTGACGACCGGGAGCACCCGGCTTCTGTAGGCCGACAGTCTGGATTGCCTGACTGTTATAGCCTTCTGGACATCATCAGCCCCAAAATGATGGCATTTGTCACGCCAGCCCCCCAATTTCTTGCCACCGGCCTTCAACACAGCAAGGGCGTCCTTTGTGCGTTGGGAGATCATCTCTCTTTCCTGTTGAGCCAGCAGAGCCATGATGCCAACAGTCATGACGTTTGCATCTGGCATATCGCAGGCGATGAATGGAACATCCCCGCGTTGAAGCTGTAACAGGAACACAGCATCACGGGAGAGCCGGTCCAGCTTTGCAATCAGAAGTGTGGCTCCATACAGACGACAGGCTTCCATAGCTTTGAACAGTTCTGGTCGGTCATTCTTTCCTCCGGATTCAACTTCCCTGAATTCCTGGAGTAATGTTCCATTTCTATGAGTCACGAAATTACTGACTGCATCCTGTTGCGACTGTAATCCCAGACCTGACTTTCCCTGTTTTTCTGTTGATACGCGATAATATCCGATAAATCTGTTCATTATAATAATACCTCAAGACCCCTTGAGGTTATTTTATCATATCAATATCTTGTATTTCTGTTTGTGAAAAAACAGAGAGCGTGAATCTCTCTGCTATTATTTGTCTCGGTCAGTCAGAACCTTGTGCCATGTATTGTCAGAACCACAGAAGAGGAGGGTGTTCTGTGATTTGTCGACATCTACGGAACCGGGGCCGGTGCTGGCATTGCCATTGAGCAATGTCTGCCCACAGTAGCCACCCTGAACACCAGCACCTCCGGAAACACCATCATCCTGAGCCCGGAATTTAAGGGAGCCTTCCGTGCTGACGTTTCCATACACATTGACATCAGCACCGTTATAGAGACCGCTTCCCTGATGATCTCCGTAATCACCCTGCGGGTTTCTCCCGACAGTCAGGGAGTCCTGTATCCAGGCTGATCCCGAACCGCTTCCACCCTGATTGACGACCAGATTGCCATGGTTGATCCATTCATCTCCATTATCGAGCATCAGATAACCATCCGTCATTTCGACATTATCGTTTTCGGTAACTTTCTTATCGACATCCAGGGTGGAGGACAGATGTTCCGTTACACCTTCAATGTGACCCGTTTTGTCCATGTAAGAAAGAATCGTCCCGCCTGATCCTGTGCCAATTTTATCTTCGGAATACAGGTCAAACGTATGAATACCATTCCAGCCGGCAGGAAGCCCATTGTCAGGAGACAGGCCATTTGTCGCAATATTCCCGGCAAACTGGGCTTCATTCAGATGGGACAGACCAGATGGAAACACGTAATAGGCGTTGTTATTTTTATCTAACAGTTCAGTGGCCTGGATAATCTGGGTGCTGACACCCTGGAAGCCTGAACCGCCGGCGATGCTTATCCAGCCATTGGCATAAGTTGCGGCAGCATCAATTGCTCCATTAACACCTGGAGTAGCAGACCACTGAATGCCAGCCACATCAGATGTTACAACACCCTTCTCAGTAACAGTCTTTCCCTGAACATCCAGGTTATCGTTTTTGATTTTCAGGCCGGTGCCGGGGTTATTTCCCTGATAGGTGATCCACCCATCATTCTGGTCATAAAACCCACCATCATCGGAGATGTCGAAGTGACAGCCGGTCGCGTTACCCTGACAGGCCATCCCCCCGTTATACATATCGACCCGCCCGGTATGGGATGAATTCCCCATCTGGATATCGTTGTTGCCATTTCCATTCACAGCATAGGTGTTGTTCAGACTGTTGTTGTTCATGTCGATATTCGTATGCATCCGGTTGGCTTCAGGGTTTCCGGTGTCATAGCGGTTCAGCCATTCTGAAACAGGAGAGCTGGATGTTGTGAGGTCATACGCCACATGACCATATGTTGGTGTGACACCGCTGGAAGCCCATGTTGAAATTGGCTGAGACCACGATGCGAACGATCCCTGGATATTTGATGATGAAACACCGGGGGGAGGGCTTTTCATGACCCCGCCACCATTTCCACCCATCTTCGCCATGGCCAGCCCAACCTGTCTGTCATCCATAGGACTGCCTCCGGATGTCACCAGCATCCCTTCCAGATGCTCGGGGATGGTTCCATTGGCCTGGATATCACGCACCAGCAGATGAACTGTCTGGCCCATTGGCATGTTGGTTGTGAAATCATCCGGCAGAAGTCCGGTCGAACGCAGATCGCCTATTCCGTCCCAGTCACTGTTGCCGGTGATGGGGATTTCAACTGGTGTTTTGGATATGGCGCTGAGTAGTTTGTAATTTGCGGTGATATACGCATTGGAAGCCGAAGCGAGCATGGCCATTCTGTCTGCGGTGGCCTGTGCGTGCAGATTGTTGGTCATATCATTCTGCAACTGGGCGATGTTCGCATACATGGCGGCAGAAACGCCAAGCGCAAGCAACACATCAAGAAGTGAGAAGCCTCTTCTCCTTTTTGTTGTGGTTCCTGAAATATCTCCTTCTGTAATCATGTCTGTTCTCCTGCAATACATTGATTGTATCACAGAAGAAAACAGGATAAGTTTTTCCGGTTTTATGCCGGTATAACACCTGTTTTTTTTCGTATTTATGTAATTTGTTTGTATAGAATCCTGATACTCTGAAATCTGTATTATAATAGTATTGCCAGGCGTGGCATCCGGCTACACATTTCATGTGTTTCCTCCTGCCAGGCTGGCCAGGGGCTTCGCCCCGTGGACCCCATAGGAGACATACAGCCATGAGAAAGGATACCCGTATTTCAGTCAGATGTACCCGTGATCAGCTTGATAGATGGAACGCCATTGCTCACAGTCATGGACATCAGACAGCCTCATCATTCTTCCGGGAACTGATGGCTTCATCTGATTTCGTGACCCACGAAAAGAAACAGCTACTGGGTGAACTGGATCAGGCCACCGATCAGGTTGCAAGGTGCGGAAACAATCTGAATCAGATCGCTCATCATCTGAATGCCGGTGGCTATGAAGACGCTTCGGTTGCTGTTGGTGAATGTCGTTCGCTGATCCGGGACATGAAGCGGATCGTCCGGGATATCCGGCAATGATCATCCAGTCGGCACGCATGATGACTTCATCCGGTCCGGGAAAGACCTGTGCTCATGTGTTCCGGGGTGCGAAGAATGAAAGCATCGAAGTCATCCAGGGTTCTGAATTCCAGGTGATGCAGGACTACGATGAAGCCGGTGTCCGGGGCGACAGATACGCTGTCCGGCATTTCAAGATCAATCCGCAACATGACCTGAGCCGGGAGCAGTTTCTGGAAACCGTTTCCATACTGGCTATCGAATTCGGATTTGATCCGGATGCCTGTACCATCGTTGAGCACACGAAAACCAAGGCGTCCGGTAAGGCTTCAAAGCATATTCATCTGTATGTCAGTGAGAGGACGCCGGATGGAAAAGCGTTGGACAGCCGGTTCATGAAGGTCAGGCAGGAGAAGATTTCCCGGACGTGTGAGGCTCTGTTCGGTCATGACATTGTGCATGGACGCCATCAGCAGGCCGTCATCCATCAGCTTCGTGATGAAGGAAAGCATGACATTGCGGATGCCATAGAGAAAGCGACACCGGACCTGAGCCAGTCCGTTGAGTCAGCCTTCACGCTGACACAGCAACGCATCGCGGAACGGCACGGCATCAGTCTGCTGGATCTTCGTCAGAGACTCAAAGACCTGAGAATTTCGTGTGACACGTTTTCCGGCATGATCAAGCAGATGCAGAATATGGGTCTTCATGTGAAGAAAGGAGATCGTGAAAACACATATATCATCATGACTGATGAGGATAAATTTCTGGGTTCAGCAAACAGACTTCTGGGGATGAAGAAACAGGAATTCAGTCAGCAATATGAATCCAGCGTGCAGGGACTGAATACGAAATATGAGCCTGTTGAGGATGCGTCTTCGTCATACGTCCCGGAAACAGCCTCTGGGAAGCCCGTACAGACAGTTTTTGACGAAAATCGGCGTGAAGGCAATTTTGTTCCGAAAATTGCTACCTATCAGGAAGGCAGACTTCCTTCAGGAGAGAAGGAAAAGGTTGAGGCACCAGATGTCGAGAGACCTGCCCATATTCATCCTGATCTGGTGAATGGCACGAGTGAAACCAGTGAGGTTATGTCTGCCGAGGAAAAGAAGGCTATTCAGTCAGCTAATCATGATCGTACACAGGCGAGTCAGACCATCCGGAGAATGTTGGCAGATCAGGAGGAATTCCACCGGAAGCTTGCCGAGCTTGAGAAGCAATTCCAGGTCCGATGGGGGCATATCAAATCCGAGCCATTTCCTGATCCGGATAGTCGTAATGCCTTTCTTGTTCGTCAGAAGCACGAAGGAATCCTGAGACCTCGACGGGAAAAATATCGGACTGAAAAAGAAAAGTGGTTGAATGGTTCAGCTACAAGGAAGGCACTTCAGGAGTTCCAGAGTGCATTGAAGCAGTTACGATATGACAGGGACGATTTTAAGAATCTTGATATTTTGAACAACGACGATCATTTCAATTATTCGCTCAATCATATGTCTGATTTGTATGTCGCAGGTCGTGAAAGAGCACGAAAAGAATGGTCTTCTGACCTGTCCGTCCAGAGTTATTTGAAAGCAAAAAAAGATTTTGATGAACTTCTGGACTACATAAAGAAAACTGAGAATGTTGAGTTGTTAAAGACAGCCCTTCAAAATCCGGTGCGAGCGTTACAGCAAATGAGAGAATTGAAGAAATCAGAACAGCAAGAGAAAGACCTGATATATAAAAACACCGGACGTTCTCTTATGTTTTCGTATGATGAAAGATAATCTCGTATTTCTGATATCCCGCCGGATTGTTCCCAGCATGTTTCCTATGTTTCTGATTTAATTGTATTTTTCGGCTTAATCGTTCGTATCATTGATTTTCGTGAGATTACGCACCGGTTCTCTTACGTTGTCGTTTTTTGTGCCAATCTGCTGGAAACCTTGATATAATTTGTTCTGTTCGGTTTGATTAAGCTATTCCCTCCTCTTCTGAGGAGGGGGTTGGCCTCTCGATTTGTCACATTCCCAGAAGAAGTTTTCGGACAATATACATTCTTGGTTACTATATACCAAACATGGAACATTGTTATAAATATCATTGAATTCATTGACTATTCTATGTGTTCTCAATTTCATAGATACAGAAAACTGATTGTCGACATGATTTTTGAATTCTCTGAAATGAATA
The Acetobacter aceti genome window above contains:
- the pilV gene encoding shufflon system plasmid conjugative transfer pilus tip adhesin PilV; amino-acid sequence: MITEGDISGTTTKRRRGFSLLDVLLALGVSAAMYANIAQLQNDMTNNLHAQATADRMAMLASASNAYITANYKLLSAISKTPVEIPITGNSDWDGIGDLRSTGLLPDDFTTNMPMGQTVHLLVRDIQANGTIPEHLEGMLVTSGGSPMDDRQVGLAMAKMGGNGGGVMKSPPPGVSSSNIQGSFASWSQPISTWASSGVTPTYGHVAYDLTTSSSPVSEWLNRYDTGNPEANRMHTNIDMNNNSLNNTYAVNGNGNNDIQMGNSSHTGRVDMYNGGMACQGNATGCHFDISDDGGFYDQNDGWITYQGNNPGTGLKIKNDNLDVQGKTVTEKGVVTSDVAGIQWSATPGVNGAIDAAATYANGWISIAGGSGFQGVSTQIIQATELLDKNNNAYYVFPSGLSHLNEAQFAGNIATNGLSPDNGLPAGWNGIHTFDLYSEDKIGTGSGGTILSYMDKTGHIEGVTEHLSSTLDVDKKVTENDNVEMTDGYLMLDNGDEWINHGNLVVNQGGSGSGSAWIQDSLTVGRNPQGDYGDHQGSGLYNGADVNVYGNVSTEGSLKFRAQDDGVSGGAGVQGGYCGQTLLNGNASTGPGSVDVDKSQNTLLFCGSDNTWHKVLTDRDK
- the mobC gene encoding plasmid mobilization relaxosome protein MobC, which gives rise to MRKDTRISVRCTRDQLDRWNAIAHSHGHQTASSFFRELMASSDFVTHEKKQLLGELDQATDQVARCGNNLNQIAHHLNAGGYEDASVAVGECRSLIRDMKRIVRDIRQ
- a CDS encoding recombinase family protein — encoded protein: MNRFIGYYRVSTEKQGKSGLGLQSQQDAVSNFVTHRNGTLLQEFREVESGGKNDRPELFKAMEACRLYGATLLIAKLDRLSRDAVFLLQLQRGDVPFIACDMPDANVMTVGIMALLAQQEREMISQRTKDALAVLKAGGKKLGGWRDKCHHFGADDVQKAITVRQSRLSAYRSRVLPVVRDLRNSGMTYSQICERLKELGIRTYHKKENWSPVTVRNLLVNG